TTATCACGATCAATGCTATTATAACCCTAGTtgatatccataaaataataCAGAGTATATAAAATTAAAACATCACTCATTTTTATTCTCGATCACTCTAAAACTTTTCATTCATACGCTGCTCCATAGAAAAAGTTCATATTTACAAACATTTTCACAGTTTTATCAAATTCTCTCAAATTAAcatatttcataaatttcataaaatggACCCTAATTCTCAAAATTCTAAAATTCTACAATACCCACAagtgcagcaacaccaagaGCAAATTTCTTATAAAAAACTAACATTTCGGCACTTCTCCTTATCcttatcatttttattatctttACCATTTCTAAatgcacaattttttttaccatcttttttgtcattttcacaagcgGTCTTATCAGTTCAGTGTCTTGCACAGCCAGATGTGGTTGCTGTTCCTGCAGCTCCCtcgtttgctttctttcctgttgctgctggttGACTTCCATCTACTACGCATGGGCTATCTGCTTCAGTTTtgccttcccatttgcaacctTTTTCTCTGCaggttgtgtttgtttttatatttgtacaGTCTACCGTTGCTTTGTTCGGCGCTGGTGTCTCGCCGTTGTTAGCTGCGTTGGGTGGGCTTATCTGGGCCGCGGCGTAAACAGCTTCAGCTCCCGCTTTTAGGTTTGCTATACTGTTGGCTGTCGCCAAGGCTTCCGTTTTGGCCGCATCGGCTGTCTGCAAGGCTGCCGCCGCTTTTTCAACCTGGACTAGCCACGgtatcttcttgtttttagtGCTGGCTGCAGCACTGCTGTAGTATTCGTCGTACTTCACACACACCTTGTCGGCTTCGCCGCTGCAGGCCGCTGTATCGCTTTTGCCTAGCTTGTCGCCTAGCACTGTTGCTTTCCCGAATCTTCCTATTAGTTGTTCGACCGCagctgccgctgttgttaAACTGTGAGCGCTTGGCTTTACTGTGAGGCCCTGGCTACAGTGTTTCTTAAGTTCGTCCATGCCTTGCTTTAGTTTGCCTGCTGTTCCTTCCCATGCAGCCGTCGTCGGTTGTCCGACGCAATACTTGCTGTTGGCTGTGGTCGCTGCTAAGCAAAGGCACGCCAGGTCGTAGAGGACTCCCTGTCCGGCTTTATCCCCGCTGCAGTCCCCGTCTGTCCGTTCCTGTTGGTTGGCTGCTGCGAAGGCATCGAAAGTTTTTTGTGTCCGTTGTGCGCTCGCCGTGAGTGCCTGTATCATTGCCGTCTGagcttcactttcttttgcttttattttgtttgcgaAGTCTGTCTTGTATTTTGATTGTAGTTCTATCGCCTTCTGGGCTATTACTGTTAGTTGCGCTGCTGCTACCTTTTGGTTTGGCGGTGGTGGATGGTCTTCCAGCCACTGTTTGTTGTCTGGGTTTGGTTTCAGCATCTTGGCTGTGTCCAGCCACCGTTGCCAGTTGTCTTGCCAGTGCGTTGCGTCTTTTGGCTTGGTTATCttatctttcattttgtccCAGCCATACGTTTCCGATCCATCGCCGAAGTAAGTTCTCCACGTTGCCGGTGCCGCTGTCATGTTTAGCTTGAGAATCTCGTCGACGTCGGCGTCTACAGACGCATCCTCCGCCGTTAGCGGTACCGGTACCTCAAGTAATTTTGCT
This is a stretch of genomic DNA from Trypanosoma brucei gambiense DAL972 chromosome 2, complete sequence. It encodes these proteins:
- a CDS encoding variant surface glycoprotein (VSG), putative is translated as MARTVATLIRLLLPLLPQFLTPAAAATAEAEQMVEFKALCAVAKLLEVPVPLTAEDASVDADVDEILKLNMTAAPATWRTYFGDGSETYGWDKMKDKITKPKDATHWQDNWQRWLDTAKMLKPNPDNKQWLEDHPPPPNQKVAAAQLTVIAQKAIELQSKYKTDFANKIKAKESEAQTAMIQALTASAQRTQKTFDAFAAANQQERTDGDCSGDKAGQGVLYDLACLCLAATTANSKYCVGQPTTAAWEGTAGKLKQGMDELKKHCSQGLTVKPSAHSLTTAAAAVEQLIGRFGKATVLGDKLGKSDTAACSGEADKVCVKYDEYYSSAAASTKNKKIPWLVQVEKAAAALQTADAAKTEALATANSIANLKAGAEAVYAAAQISPPNAANNGETPAPNKATVDCTNIKTNTTCREKGCKWEGKTEADSPCVVDGSQPAATGKKANEGAAGTATTSGCARH